CGATGAAGACCAGGACAAACTGGAGCAGCAGCGCAACACCGAGAACATAAAAGAGGATATCTCCGGCAACCCAGTTTGGAAATAACAGAGGAAAAAAGAAGCATATGGCAACGAGCGTCCAGCTGATGCGGCCGAGCAGCAGATATCCGGGAAGCCCCGCGTGGCTGAGTATGAGCGCAACAGAGGCTATGCCGGTGATCGCGATCCTGTTCACAAGCAGGAAATGGTCTTCCTCCATAGGGTTCGTACTTTTGTTTTCATTCACCTTCATAGGGAAAAGGTCGTAACAGAGAGAGCAGGCCGCAAGAAGCAGCTGCGAGTTCGCCGTGCTGACGGCAGCTGCGATCACGCCGATAAGCAGAAATGTGCCCGCAAAATTTGGAAGGAACTGGGACAGTTTTGCAAAAGCCATTGTCTCCTCGATATTTTCCAGCACAGGATAATTTGAATGGCAGGCAAGGATAAAAAATGTCACACATATATATACCCATCCTACGATAAAAGGGGCCAGCGAGAGCATCCCGTAAGCATCTCTTTTGGTGCGGCAGGCCAGGATCCTGACAGCATACTGGGGATTCCCGGCAACGCCGAGCCCCCATGAAAGCATTATCGCAAAAGCAGAGAAAATTTCAGCAGGGGTCAGAACTCTTGCCGTGTCAGGCCCGTCTTTCATAGACAGGATATTTACTGCCGCTCCCGGAGTAAATCCTTCGGAGAGAGAAAAGTATGCGGCGACAGTGACTCCGATAACAATGAGTAACAGATTCAACACGTCGCTTCTGACCACGGAGGTATAGCCCCCAAAGGTCGTGTACAGGACAAACAGGTATATCAGGGATGTGGCGGCAAAACCGGCCGGTATCTCCAGCATATATGAAACTATTATGCCGAATGCCCGGAATTGTATGACCAGATAGAGAGTGTAAAGGAATATCATCGTCAACGCCACAAGCTTACGCACCCTTGCATCGCCATAGGTCTTTTCA
The sequence above is a segment of the Synergistaceae bacterium genome. Coding sequences within it:
- a CDS encoding sodium:solute symporter family protein, giving the protein MSPLIYYLFAFGVYTISIILITGQSFAWEENKKSFYLGGRRVSMLPSTATFCATWMSPLSLVGYGMWLYRDGYVAFLASVNGWLLGLLFFPFIVNRLRAKRVLSLPEWLEKTYGDARVRKLVALTMIFLYTLYLVIQFRAFGIIVSYMLEIPAGFAATSLIYLFVLYTTFGGYTSVVRSDVLNLLLIVIGVTVAAYFSLSEGFTPGAAVNILSMKDGPDTARVLTPAEIFSAFAIMLSWGLGVAGNPQYAVRILACRTKRDAYGMLSLAPFIVGWVYICVTFFILACHSNYPVLENIEETMAFAKLSQFLPNFAGTFLLIGVIAAAVSTANSQLLLAACSLCYDLFPMKVNENKSTNPMEEDHFLLVNRIAITGIASVALILSHAGLPGYLLLGRISWTLVAICFFFPLLFPNWVAGDILFYVLGVALLLQFVLVFIVRISPEYAMLAVLFVEVALFGSKRHFASETETKLLCPEEADRDA